One part of the Humulus lupulus chromosome 9, drHumLupu1.1, whole genome shotgun sequence genome encodes these proteins:
- the LOC133802656 gene encoding UBP1-associated protein 2C, whose protein sequence is MDPSKKRKMEENGVVSAAAGDPFDPSHSKLSPEDARKLIDRFTPDQLLDILQEAVVRHPDVLDSVRSIADPDTAQRKLFIRGLGWDTTTDGLRALFSAYGELEEAVVILDKATGKSKGYGFVTFRHVDGALLALKEPSKKIDGRMTVTQLAAAGNSGSNTTTTASVADVSLRKIYVANVPYEMASDKLLAHFALYGEIEEGPLGFDKQTGKCRGYALFVYKTPEGAQAALVDPVKTIEGRQLNCKLAIDGKKGKQGGSGPDGVQSSVGGPGNAHGDGMGMAPPGGQFAGSGGMGSYTGFSGPPSMGHHHPLNSSMGGGPGMSAVGNQAASSLGGSGSGYGGPFSGYGGPGSAGYGGLGGAGGGAGGGLGGPGGAGGGGASSMYRLPPNSGGVPSGGYPESGHYGLSSSSAYPGQHHQQSGTSPLPRGPPGGMYPPPYY, encoded by the coding sequence ATGGATCCTTCTAAGAAGCGCAAGATGGAGGAGAACGGCGTCGTATCAGCCGCAGCAGGAGACCCCTTCGACCCCTCCCATTCCAAACTCTCGCCCGAGGACGCTCGAAAGCTCATCGACCGATTCACTCCCGACCAACTCCTTGATATTCTCCAGGAAGCCGTGGTTCGCCACCCCGACGTACTCGACTCCGTTCGTTCGATTGCAGATCCCGATACCGCCCAGCGCAAGCTCTTTATCAGGGGTCTTGGTTGGGACACCACAACCGACGGCCTCCGCGCTCTCTTCTCCGCTTACGGGGAGTTGGAGGAGGCTGTTGTTATTCTCGACAAGGCGACCGGAAAGAGTAAGGGTTATGGATTTGTTACGTTTAGACATGTCGATGGCGCTCTCCTTGCCCTTAAAGAACCGAGTAAGAAGATTGACGGGCGTATGACGGTGACTCAGCTTGCGGCGGCTGGTAATTCTGGGTCGAACACCACCACCACTGCCTCCGTTGCTGATGTTTCGCTTAGGAAGATTTACGTCGCCAATGTGCCGTACGAAATGGCATCGGATAAACTTTTGGCGCATTTTGCCTTGTACGGTGAGATTGAGGAGGGGCCGTTAGGGTTTGATAAGCAGACGGGTAAGTGTAGGGGTTACGCGTTGTTTGTTTATAAGACTCCGGAGGGAGCACAGGCGGCGCTTGTGGATCCGGTGAAGACCATTGAGGGACGGCAGCTCAATTGTAAATTGGCCATTGATGGGAAGAAAGGGAAGCAGGGTGGCTCCGGCCCAGATGGAGTTCAGTCTTCGGTGGGTGGCCCAGGGAATGCTCATGGAGATGGGATGGGTATGGCTCCACCTGGGGGTCAATTTGCTGGGTCCGGGGGAATGGGATCTTACACTGGGTTTTCTGGGCCGCCGTCTATGGGTCATCATCATCCTTTGAACTCTTCAATGGGAGGAGGGCCGGGAATGTCTGCAGTGGGTAATCAAGCGGCGTCGTCTTTGGGTGGTTCTGGGAGTGGCTATGGTGGCCCTTTCAGTGGTTATGGAGGACCTGGGTCGGCCGGCTATGGTGGATTAGGAGGTGCTGGAGGTGGAGCTGGTGGTGGATTAGGCGGTCCTGGTGGTGCAGGTGGCGGTGGTGCTTCTTCTATGTACAGACTGCCTCCAAACTCAGGTGGAGTTCCCTCCGGTGGGTATCCAGAGAGTGGACATTATGGCTTATCATCTTCGTCTGCGTATCCAGGTCAGCACCATCAGCAATCAGGAACATCTCCTTTGCCAAGGGGTCCCCCAGGAGGAATGTACCCGCCGCCGTATTATTAA